In a single window of the Magnolia sinica isolate HGM2019 chromosome 7, MsV1, whole genome shotgun sequence genome:
- the LOC131250769 gene encoding CSC1-like protein At3g54510 isoform X1, translating to MNAESLLASAAINIGLALIVLSLFSILKKQPSNAVVYFSRRLSKHDPISFPPSFSLLRFIPSVSWIRHAFHVSDEDIIHRCGLDALVVIRLFKLGIKFFLVCSMIGLVILLPVNYSCQHGLSRSRESHSMDSFTISNIGRGSNRLWVHFACLCFISFYGLFLLYKEYSWILERRIQHLSNVRHRPDQFTILVREIPFCDEHKARGCRVDHFFSKHHPYAYQSYQILYDGKNVEELLRQASSISRKIEQLQQRYDIKKHSKLSTICDIFRENIAKKGMYEERLQELCHKIRYLQCESMLRQKELPVAFVSFKSRWGAALAAQTQQHMNPLLWITEFAPEPKDVLWNNLYTPYQYLVFHKIGVFIAATVLTVFFAIPVTAVQGIAQLENIKKWFPPARAVQLIPRLNSILTGYLPSVILNTFIYFIPYAMVSMATLEGCVSRSKKEIKACSMVFYFLVGNVFFLSLLSGSLLDQIGESVTHPRSFPSHLAGAVSAQANFFITYILTDGLSGFSLEILQPGLLIWHFMKSHTFGQGVNKKPYLYPLPYYRVIPIVSLAILIGMVYAIITPLLLPFLIVYFFLGYVVYINQIQDVYEIVYETCGQYWPLIHHYILIAIILMQITMIGLFGLKSKPAASISTIPLVLTTLLFNEYCKIRFLPTFCHYSIQNAMENDDRDEMEGVMGATSEVAINAYRPPCLRPVGFASPEPSSIEPLVSST from the exons ATGAATGCAGAGAGCTTATTAGCATCAGCAGCCATAAACATAGGACTGGCTTTGAtagtgctctctctcttctcaatCTTGAAGAAACAGCCTTCAAATGCCGTTGTCTATTTCTCCCGCCGCCTCTCCAAGCACGACCCAATCTCCTTCcccccttctttctctctcctcagATTCATCCCCTCTGTCTCCTGGATCAGACACGCTTTCCACGTCTCTGATGAAGACATAATCCACCGCTGTGGCCTTGACGCCCTCGTCGTCATACGCCTCTTCAAGCTCGG CATCAAATTTTTCTTGGTTTGCTCTATGATTGGGTTGGTCATACTTCTTCCAGTCAATTACAGCTGCCAACATGGTCTTTCAAGGAGTAGAGAATCACATTCCATGGATTCTTTTACAATTTCCAATATCGGGAGAGGCTCTAATAG GCTTTGGGTGCATTTTGCATGCCTGTgttttatatctttttatggaTTATTCCTACTGTATAAG GAGTATAGTTGGATACTAGAAAGAAGGATTCAACACCTTAGTAATGTGAGGCATCGGCCTGACCAGTTCACCATTCTAGTTCGAGAAATACCCTTCTGCGATGAACACAAGGCTCGTGGATGTCGTGTCGACCACTTCTTCTCCAAACATCATCCTTATGCTTATCAATCTTATCAAATATTATATGATGGAAAAAATGTTGAGGAGTTGCTG CGCCAGGCTTCATCTATTTCTAGAAAGATTGAGCAATTGCAACAGAGATATGATATTAAGAAACACAGTAAACTATCCACAATCTGCGATATATTTCGAGAAAACATTGCCAAAAAAGGAATGTACGAGGAAAGGCTCCAAGAGTTATGTCATAAAATACGCTATTTACAATGTGAAAGTATGCTAAGGCAAAAG GAGTTGCCTGTTGCATTTGTATCATTTAAGTCTCGATGGGGGGCGGCACTAGCTGCCCAAACTCAGCAGCACATGAATCCACTCCTATGGATCACTGAATTCGCCCCAGAACCGAAGGATGTGCTGTGGAATAATTTATACACTCCATATCAATATTTGGTGTTCCACAAAATTGGAGTTTTTATCGCAGCAACAGTTCTTACAGTTTTCTTTGCTATTCCAGTCACAGCAGTTCAAGGAATAGCACAGCTAGAAAACATAAAGAAGTGGTTTCCTCCAGCCAGAGCTGTACAATTGAT ACCAAGATTGAATTCCATTTTGACAGGCTATCTTCCAAGTGTCATTTTGAACacattcatatattttattcCCTATGCAATGGTTTCAATGGCCACACTAGAAGGTTGTGTCTCAAGGAGCAAAAAGGAGATAAAAGCCTGCAGCATGGTTTTCTATTTTTTAGTGGGAAATGTATTCTTCCTCAGTTTGTTATCAGGATCTTTACTAGATCAAATTGGAGAATCAGTCACTCACCCCAGGAGTTTCCCTAGTCATCTTGCAGGTGCTGTCTCAGCTCAA GCAAATTTCTTTATAACATACATTTTAACAGATGGGCTATCAGGGTTCTCTCTGGAAATTCTCCAGCCTGGCTTACTAATTTGGCATTTTATGAAATCTCATACATTTGGTCAGGGCGTAAATAAAAAGCCTTACCTTTATCCACTACCATACTACAGAGTGATCCCTATCGTGTCACTTGCAATATTGATTGGAATGGTATATGCGATCATCACACCATTGCTGCTTCCATTTCTTATTGTTTACTTCTTTCTTGGTTATGTGGTGTATATCAATCAG ATACAAGACGTATATGAAATTGTTTATGAGACATGTGGACAATATTGGCCGCTCATTCATCACTATATCCTTATTGCTATCATTCTCATGCAAATCACGATGATTGGTCTGTTTGGGTTGAAGTCAAAGCCAGCAGCGTCCATTTCAACGATACCACTTGTGTTGACAACTCTATTGTTCAACGAGTATTGCAAGATCCGATTTCTTCCAACATTTTGCCACTACTCTATCCAG AATGCAATGGAGAACGATGACCGTGATGAAATGGAGGGTGTAATGGGAGCCACCAGTGAGGTTGCAATCAACGCTTATCGTCCTCCTTGTTTGAGGCCAGTGGGCTTCGCTTCTCCAGAACCTAGCTCCATAGAGCCTTTGGTCTCATCCACATGA
- the LOC131250769 gene encoding CSC1-like protein At3g54510 isoform X4 translates to MIGLVILLPVNYSCQHGLSRSRESHSMDSFTISNIGRGSNRLWVHFACLCFISFYGLFLLYKEYSWILERRIQHLSNVRHRPDQFTILVREIPFCDEHKARGCRVDHFFSKHHPYAYQSYQILYDGKNVEELLRQASSISRKIEQLQQRYDIKKHSKLSTICDIFRENIAKKGMYEERLQELCHKIRYLQCESMLRQKELPVAFVSFKSRWGAALAAQTQQHMNPLLWITEFAPEPKDVLWNNLYTPYQYLVFHKIGVFIAATVLTVFFAIPVTAVQGIAQLENIKKWFPPARAVQLIPRLNSILTGYLPSVILNTFIYFIPYAMVSMATLEGCVSRSKKEIKACSMVFYFLVGNVFFLSLLSGSLLDQIGESVTHPRSFPSHLAGAVSAQANFFITYILTDGLSGFSLEILQPGLLIWHFMKSHTFGQGVNKKPYLYPLPYYRVIPIVSLAILIGMVYAIITPLLLPFLIVYFFLGYVVYINQIQDVYEIVYETCGQYWPLIHHYILIAIILMQITMIGLFGLKSKPAASISTIPLVLTTLLFNEYCKIRFLPTFCHYSIQNAMENDDRDEMEGVMGATSEVAINAYRPPCLRPVGFASPEPSSIEPLVSST, encoded by the exons ATGATTGGGTTGGTCATACTTCTTCCAGTCAATTACAGCTGCCAACATGGTCTTTCAAGGAGTAGAGAATCACATTCCATGGATTCTTTTACAATTTCCAATATCGGGAGAGGCTCTAATAG GCTTTGGGTGCATTTTGCATGCCTGTgttttatatctttttatggaTTATTCCTACTGTATAAG GAGTATAGTTGGATACTAGAAAGAAGGATTCAACACCTTAGTAATGTGAGGCATCGGCCTGACCAGTTCACCATTCTAGTTCGAGAAATACCCTTCTGCGATGAACACAAGGCTCGTGGATGTCGTGTCGACCACTTCTTCTCCAAACATCATCCTTATGCTTATCAATCTTATCAAATATTATATGATGGAAAAAATGTTGAGGAGTTGCTG CGCCAGGCTTCATCTATTTCTAGAAAGATTGAGCAATTGCAACAGAGATATGATATTAAGAAACACAGTAAACTATCCACAATCTGCGATATATTTCGAGAAAACATTGCCAAAAAAGGAATGTACGAGGAAAGGCTCCAAGAGTTATGTCATAAAATACGCTATTTACAATGTGAAAGTATGCTAAGGCAAAAG GAGTTGCCTGTTGCATTTGTATCATTTAAGTCTCGATGGGGGGCGGCACTAGCTGCCCAAACTCAGCAGCACATGAATCCACTCCTATGGATCACTGAATTCGCCCCAGAACCGAAGGATGTGCTGTGGAATAATTTATACACTCCATATCAATATTTGGTGTTCCACAAAATTGGAGTTTTTATCGCAGCAACAGTTCTTACAGTTTTCTTTGCTATTCCAGTCACAGCAGTTCAAGGAATAGCACAGCTAGAAAACATAAAGAAGTGGTTTCCTCCAGCCAGAGCTGTACAATTGAT ACCAAGATTGAATTCCATTTTGACAGGCTATCTTCCAAGTGTCATTTTGAACacattcatatattttattcCCTATGCAATGGTTTCAATGGCCACACTAGAAGGTTGTGTCTCAAGGAGCAAAAAGGAGATAAAAGCCTGCAGCATGGTTTTCTATTTTTTAGTGGGAAATGTATTCTTCCTCAGTTTGTTATCAGGATCTTTACTAGATCAAATTGGAGAATCAGTCACTCACCCCAGGAGTTTCCCTAGTCATCTTGCAGGTGCTGTCTCAGCTCAA GCAAATTTCTTTATAACATACATTTTAACAGATGGGCTATCAGGGTTCTCTCTGGAAATTCTCCAGCCTGGCTTACTAATTTGGCATTTTATGAAATCTCATACATTTGGTCAGGGCGTAAATAAAAAGCCTTACCTTTATCCACTACCATACTACAGAGTGATCCCTATCGTGTCACTTGCAATATTGATTGGAATGGTATATGCGATCATCACACCATTGCTGCTTCCATTTCTTATTGTTTACTTCTTTCTTGGTTATGTGGTGTATATCAATCAG ATACAAGACGTATATGAAATTGTTTATGAGACATGTGGACAATATTGGCCGCTCATTCATCACTATATCCTTATTGCTATCATTCTCATGCAAATCACGATGATTGGTCTGTTTGGGTTGAAGTCAAAGCCAGCAGCGTCCATTTCAACGATACCACTTGTGTTGACAACTCTATTGTTCAACGAGTATTGCAAGATCCGATTTCTTCCAACATTTTGCCACTACTCTATCCAG AATGCAATGGAGAACGATGACCGTGATGAAATGGAGGGTGTAATGGGAGCCACCAGTGAGGTTGCAATCAACGCTTATCGTCCTCCTTGTTTGAGGCCAGTGGGCTTCGCTTCTCCAGAACCTAGCTCCATAGAGCCTTTGGTCTCATCCACATGA
- the LOC131250769 gene encoding CSC1-like protein At3g54510 isoform X2: MNAESLLASAAINIGLALIVLSLFSILKKQPSNAVVYFSRRLSKHDPISFPPSFSLLRFIPSVSWIRHAFHVSDEDIIHRCGLDALVVIRLFKLGIKFFLVCSMIGLVILLPVNYSCQHGLSRSRESHSMDSFTISNIGRGSNRLWVHFACLCFISFYGLFLLYKEYSWILERRIQHLSNVRHRPDQFTILVREIPFCDEHKARGCRVDHFFSKHHPYAYQSYQILYDGKNVEELLELPVAFVSFKSRWGAALAAQTQQHMNPLLWITEFAPEPKDVLWNNLYTPYQYLVFHKIGVFIAATVLTVFFAIPVTAVQGIAQLENIKKWFPPARAVQLIPRLNSILTGYLPSVILNTFIYFIPYAMVSMATLEGCVSRSKKEIKACSMVFYFLVGNVFFLSLLSGSLLDQIGESVTHPRSFPSHLAGAVSAQANFFITYILTDGLSGFSLEILQPGLLIWHFMKSHTFGQGVNKKPYLYPLPYYRVIPIVSLAILIGMVYAIITPLLLPFLIVYFFLGYVVYINQIQDVYEIVYETCGQYWPLIHHYILIAIILMQITMIGLFGLKSKPAASISTIPLVLTTLLFNEYCKIRFLPTFCHYSIQNAMENDDRDEMEGVMGATSEVAINAYRPPCLRPVGFASPEPSSIEPLVSST, encoded by the exons ATGAATGCAGAGAGCTTATTAGCATCAGCAGCCATAAACATAGGACTGGCTTTGAtagtgctctctctcttctcaatCTTGAAGAAACAGCCTTCAAATGCCGTTGTCTATTTCTCCCGCCGCCTCTCCAAGCACGACCCAATCTCCTTCcccccttctttctctctcctcagATTCATCCCCTCTGTCTCCTGGATCAGACACGCTTTCCACGTCTCTGATGAAGACATAATCCACCGCTGTGGCCTTGACGCCCTCGTCGTCATACGCCTCTTCAAGCTCGG CATCAAATTTTTCTTGGTTTGCTCTATGATTGGGTTGGTCATACTTCTTCCAGTCAATTACAGCTGCCAACATGGTCTTTCAAGGAGTAGAGAATCACATTCCATGGATTCTTTTACAATTTCCAATATCGGGAGAGGCTCTAATAG GCTTTGGGTGCATTTTGCATGCCTGTgttttatatctttttatggaTTATTCCTACTGTATAAG GAGTATAGTTGGATACTAGAAAGAAGGATTCAACACCTTAGTAATGTGAGGCATCGGCCTGACCAGTTCACCATTCTAGTTCGAGAAATACCCTTCTGCGATGAACACAAGGCTCGTGGATGTCGTGTCGACCACTTCTTCTCCAAACATCATCCTTATGCTTATCAATCTTATCAAATATTATATGATGGAAAAAATGTTGAGGAGTTGCTG GAGTTGCCTGTTGCATTTGTATCATTTAAGTCTCGATGGGGGGCGGCACTAGCTGCCCAAACTCAGCAGCACATGAATCCACTCCTATGGATCACTGAATTCGCCCCAGAACCGAAGGATGTGCTGTGGAATAATTTATACACTCCATATCAATATTTGGTGTTCCACAAAATTGGAGTTTTTATCGCAGCAACAGTTCTTACAGTTTTCTTTGCTATTCCAGTCACAGCAGTTCAAGGAATAGCACAGCTAGAAAACATAAAGAAGTGGTTTCCTCCAGCCAGAGCTGTACAATTGAT ACCAAGATTGAATTCCATTTTGACAGGCTATCTTCCAAGTGTCATTTTGAACacattcatatattttattcCCTATGCAATGGTTTCAATGGCCACACTAGAAGGTTGTGTCTCAAGGAGCAAAAAGGAGATAAAAGCCTGCAGCATGGTTTTCTATTTTTTAGTGGGAAATGTATTCTTCCTCAGTTTGTTATCAGGATCTTTACTAGATCAAATTGGAGAATCAGTCACTCACCCCAGGAGTTTCCCTAGTCATCTTGCAGGTGCTGTCTCAGCTCAA GCAAATTTCTTTATAACATACATTTTAACAGATGGGCTATCAGGGTTCTCTCTGGAAATTCTCCAGCCTGGCTTACTAATTTGGCATTTTATGAAATCTCATACATTTGGTCAGGGCGTAAATAAAAAGCCTTACCTTTATCCACTACCATACTACAGAGTGATCCCTATCGTGTCACTTGCAATATTGATTGGAATGGTATATGCGATCATCACACCATTGCTGCTTCCATTTCTTATTGTTTACTTCTTTCTTGGTTATGTGGTGTATATCAATCAG ATACAAGACGTATATGAAATTGTTTATGAGACATGTGGACAATATTGGCCGCTCATTCATCACTATATCCTTATTGCTATCATTCTCATGCAAATCACGATGATTGGTCTGTTTGGGTTGAAGTCAAAGCCAGCAGCGTCCATTTCAACGATACCACTTGTGTTGACAACTCTATTGTTCAACGAGTATTGCAAGATCCGATTTCTTCCAACATTTTGCCACTACTCTATCCAG AATGCAATGGAGAACGATGACCGTGATGAAATGGAGGGTGTAATGGGAGCCACCAGTGAGGTTGCAATCAACGCTTATCGTCCTCCTTGTTTGAGGCCAGTGGGCTTCGCTTCTCCAGAACCTAGCTCCATAGAGCCTTTGGTCTCATCCACATGA
- the LOC131250769 gene encoding CSC1-like protein At3g54510 isoform X3: MNAESLLASAAINIGLALIVLSLFSILKKQPSNAVVYFSRRLSKHDPISFPPSFSLLRFIPSVSWIRHAFHVSDEDIIHRCGLDALVVIRLFKLGIKFFLVCSMIGLVILLPVNYSCQHGLSRSRESHSMDSFTISNIGRGSNRLWVHFACLCFISFYGLFLLYKEYSWILERRIQHLSNVRHRPDQFTILVREIPFCDEHKARGCRVDHFFSKHHPYAYQSYQILYDGKNVEELLRQASSISRKIEQLQQRYDIKKHSKLSTICDIFRENIAKKGMYEERLQELCHKIRYLQCESMLRQKELPVAFVSFKSRWGAALAAQTQQHMNPLLWITEFAPEPKDVLWNNLYTPYQYLVFHKIGVFIAATVLTVFFAIPVTAVQGIAQLENIKKWFPPARAVQLIPRLNSILTGYLPSVILNTFIYFIPYAMVSMATLEGCVSRSKKEIKACSMVFYFLVGNVFFLSLLSGSLLDQIGESVTHPRSFPSHLAGAVSAQANFFITYILTDGLSGFSLEILQPGLLIWHFMKSHTFGQGVNKKPYLYPLPYYRVIPIVSLAILIGMVYAIITPLLLPFLIVYFFLGYVVYINQVSFLALVTVSMVLSCYILCISTYFCAYKLQLYLKGLFLNFPPLSLSETHIGIFRWYAY, encoded by the exons ATGAATGCAGAGAGCTTATTAGCATCAGCAGCCATAAACATAGGACTGGCTTTGAtagtgctctctctcttctcaatCTTGAAGAAACAGCCTTCAAATGCCGTTGTCTATTTCTCCCGCCGCCTCTCCAAGCACGACCCAATCTCCTTCcccccttctttctctctcctcagATTCATCCCCTCTGTCTCCTGGATCAGACACGCTTTCCACGTCTCTGATGAAGACATAATCCACCGCTGTGGCCTTGACGCCCTCGTCGTCATACGCCTCTTCAAGCTCGG CATCAAATTTTTCTTGGTTTGCTCTATGATTGGGTTGGTCATACTTCTTCCAGTCAATTACAGCTGCCAACATGGTCTTTCAAGGAGTAGAGAATCACATTCCATGGATTCTTTTACAATTTCCAATATCGGGAGAGGCTCTAATAG GCTTTGGGTGCATTTTGCATGCCTGTgttttatatctttttatggaTTATTCCTACTGTATAAG GAGTATAGTTGGATACTAGAAAGAAGGATTCAACACCTTAGTAATGTGAGGCATCGGCCTGACCAGTTCACCATTCTAGTTCGAGAAATACCCTTCTGCGATGAACACAAGGCTCGTGGATGTCGTGTCGACCACTTCTTCTCCAAACATCATCCTTATGCTTATCAATCTTATCAAATATTATATGATGGAAAAAATGTTGAGGAGTTGCTG CGCCAGGCTTCATCTATTTCTAGAAAGATTGAGCAATTGCAACAGAGATATGATATTAAGAAACACAGTAAACTATCCACAATCTGCGATATATTTCGAGAAAACATTGCCAAAAAAGGAATGTACGAGGAAAGGCTCCAAGAGTTATGTCATAAAATACGCTATTTACAATGTGAAAGTATGCTAAGGCAAAAG GAGTTGCCTGTTGCATTTGTATCATTTAAGTCTCGATGGGGGGCGGCACTAGCTGCCCAAACTCAGCAGCACATGAATCCACTCCTATGGATCACTGAATTCGCCCCAGAACCGAAGGATGTGCTGTGGAATAATTTATACACTCCATATCAATATTTGGTGTTCCACAAAATTGGAGTTTTTATCGCAGCAACAGTTCTTACAGTTTTCTTTGCTATTCCAGTCACAGCAGTTCAAGGAATAGCACAGCTAGAAAACATAAAGAAGTGGTTTCCTCCAGCCAGAGCTGTACAATTGAT ACCAAGATTGAATTCCATTTTGACAGGCTATCTTCCAAGTGTCATTTTGAACacattcatatattttattcCCTATGCAATGGTTTCAATGGCCACACTAGAAGGTTGTGTCTCAAGGAGCAAAAAGGAGATAAAAGCCTGCAGCATGGTTTTCTATTTTTTAGTGGGAAATGTATTCTTCCTCAGTTTGTTATCAGGATCTTTACTAGATCAAATTGGAGAATCAGTCACTCACCCCAGGAGTTTCCCTAGTCATCTTGCAGGTGCTGTCTCAGCTCAA GCAAATTTCTTTATAACATACATTTTAACAGATGGGCTATCAGGGTTCTCTCTGGAAATTCTCCAGCCTGGCTTACTAATTTGGCATTTTATGAAATCTCATACATTTGGTCAGGGCGTAAATAAAAAGCCTTACCTTTATCCACTACCATACTACAGAGTGATCCCTATCGTGTCACTTGCAATATTGATTGGAATGGTATATGCGATCATCACACCATTGCTGCTTCCATTTCTTATTGTTTACTTCTTTCTTGGTTATGTGGTGTATATCAATCAGGTTAGCTTTCTCGCCCTTGTCACGGTATCAATGGTGCTGTCATGCTATATTTTGTGTATATCAACTTATTTCTGTGCATATAAGTTGCAGCTTTATCTTAAAG GTCTATTTTTGAACTTTCCCCCACTTTCTTTATCAGAGACTCATATTGGAATATTTAGATGGTATGCCTACTAG